A stretch of Desulfomonilaceae bacterium DNA encodes these proteins:
- a CDS encoding inorganic phosphate transporter has product MSDYYLLGLSIFAGAYMAWNIGANDVANSMASSVGARAITLRQALVLATVLTFLGSSLVGSHVAQTIRKGIVHSQVIGDPQIILLGLLSALLSASLWVCLATYQNLPVSTTHSIVGAMIGFGIVAGGLSAVNWKQVIYIVTSWILSPLLTAAGAFVMFRFIDKAVLARMDTTGGVARTTPILIAATLSIMTLSLLLDTPLGSKIGLSVTGAFIASLGVGIASYMVFKIGLGILLRRGNSSLGEGDKIFRYLQVMTACYVAFGNGANDVANAMGPLAGVYFIYSTGTTAESSPIPVWMLAFGGSMICVGICTWGYRVIETVGSKITELNNIRGFTVEFSAATFILIASMLGLPVSTTHAAVGAYIGVGLARGLAALDLGVLWKIMLYWIITVPVAAVTCAVIYFILSTIFIGR; this is encoded by the coding sequence ATGTCGGATTATTATCTTCTCGGCCTCAGCATTTTTGCCGGGGCCTACATGGCATGGAACATAGGGGCGAACGATGTGGCTAATTCCATGGCCTCGTCGGTTGGCGCTCGCGCCATCACGTTACGTCAAGCCTTGGTGCTCGCGACAGTGCTCACGTTCCTCGGCTCATCTCTGGTTGGGTCGCACGTTGCGCAGACCATAAGGAAAGGCATCGTCCATTCTCAGGTCATAGGGGACCCCCAGATAATTTTGCTCGGGCTGTTGTCAGCCCTCCTTTCCGCTTCACTCTGGGTATGCCTCGCCACGTACCAGAATCTTCCAGTTTCTACTACCCATTCCATTGTAGGGGCAATGATCGGGTTTGGGATCGTAGCCGGAGGATTGTCCGCTGTCAATTGGAAGCAAGTGATATACATCGTGACTTCGTGGATCCTCTCCCCACTATTAACTGCGGCGGGCGCTTTCGTAATGTTCCGGTTCATCGACAAAGCGGTGCTTGCGAGAATGGACACTACGGGCGGGGTTGCCAGGACAACTCCCATCTTGATAGCTGCTACTCTCAGCATAATGACCCTGTCTCTGTTACTTGACACTCCGTTAGGAAGCAAAATTGGTCTGAGTGTAACTGGAGCTTTTATCGCGTCTTTAGGCGTTGGGATTGCAAGTTACATGGTTTTCAAAATTGGATTGGGCATATTGTTAAGAAGAGGAAACAGTTCTCTCGGGGAAGGCGACAAAATTTTTCGGTATCTGCAGGTGATGACAGCCTGCTACGTTGCTTTTGGAAATGGCGCAAATGATGTCGCTAACGCCATGGGGCCGCTGGCTGGTGTTTATTTCATCTACTCTACGGGAACAACAGCGGAATCTTCTCCTATACCGGTCTGGATGCTAGCATTTGGGGGCTCAATGATTTGCGTCGGTATCTGTACGTGGGGATACCGGGTCATCGAAACAGTTGGATCCAAAATTACAGAGCTTAACAATATACGAGGTTTTACCGTCGAGTTTTCGGCTGCGACCTTTATACTCATCGCCTCAATGTTGGGACTGCCGGTTTCCACCACCCACGCGGCCGTAGGGGCCTATATTGGAGTAGGTTTAGCTCGAGGCTTGGCCGCTCTAGATTTGGGAGTACTGTGGAAAATTATGCTCTATTGGATAATTACTGTGCCGGTCGCTGCTGTAACATGCGCTGTGATATATTTTATTCTTTCTACTATTTTTATAGGCAGGTGA
- a CDS encoding HAMP domain-containing sensor histidine kinase has translation MVDEFEQSLNKIKAQGSRCKQITHKLLSFARKTDPVPRKVKINDIVSESITLCEHRVTSGSKMIKAELADGLQFTRISPSEAQQVFVNLINNALDEIESRGGEIKITTRREDDYLVVDIADNGPGIPDYVLPRIFDPFFTTKPVGKGTGLGLSICYGIVKKWGGDISVNTKEGVGTTFHIRFSVSKTNANA, from the coding sequence ATGGTGGATGAATTTGAACAGTCACTGAACAAAATCAAAGCCCAGGGTTCCCGTTGTAAACAGATTACCCACAAACTTCTCAGCTTTGCTCGAAAAACCGATCCTGTCCCCAGGAAGGTAAAGATCAACGACATAGTTAGTGAATCCATCACGTTATGTGAACATAGAGTCACGTCCGGGTCCAAAATGATCAAGGCTGAGCTTGCCGATGGCTTGCAGTTCACCCGTATTTCGCCTTCAGAAGCCCAACAGGTATTTGTGAACCTTATAAATAACGCTCTGGATGAGATTGAATCGAGAGGCGGGGAAATTAAGATCACAACCAGACGAGAGGATGATTATCTAGTGGTGGACATTGCCGACAATGGTCCGGGAATACCGGATTATGTATTACCAAGAATTTTCGACCCCTTTTTTACCACCAAACCTGTGGGGAAAGGCACTGGTTTAGGACTTTCCATCTGCTACGGAATTGTAAAAAAATGGGGCGGTGATATCTCAGTCAATACCAAAGAAGGGGTCGGCACAACCTTTCACATCAGATTTTCAGTCTCAAAAACCAACGCGAATGCCTAA